Proteins from a genomic interval of Callospermophilus lateralis isolate mCalLat2 chromosome 1, mCalLat2.hap1, whole genome shotgun sequence:
- the Mef2b gene encoding myocyte-specific enhancer factor 2B: MGRKKIQISRILDQRNRQVTFTKRKFGLMKKAYELSVLCDCEIALIIFNSANRLFQYASTDMDRVLLKYTEYSEPHESRTNTDILETLKRRGVGLDGPELETDEGPEGPGEKLRRLAGDGGDPALPRPRLYPAAPTMPGPDMVYGALPPPGCDPTGLGEALPAQSRPSPFRPAAPKAGPPGLAHPLFSPSHLTSKTPPPLYLAADGRRPDLPGGLAGSRGGLGTSRSLYGSLQSPSTTSAPGTPLSSFPFLPAGPPEYSLGDPPPPPGLLQPPTLTPWQSSRGDGPPAAPAQSNGGRSLGEEGPPTRGASPPVPAVSIKSERLSPAPGGPGDFPKTFPYPLLLARPLAEPLRPGPSLRRLSSADSWPR; the protein is encoded by the exons ATGGGGAGGAAAAAAATTCAGATCTCGCGCATTCTGGACCAGAGGAATCGGCAG GTGACTTTCACCAAGCGCAAGTTTGGGCTGATGAAGAAGGCCTATGAGCTGAGCGTGCTCTGTGACTGCGAGATCGCCCTCATCATCTTCAACAGCGCCAACCGCCTCTTCCAGTACGCCAGCACCGACATGGACCGCGTGCTGCTGAAGTACACAGAGTACAGCGAGCCCCACGAGAGCCGCACCAACACCGACATCCTCGAG ACATTGAAGCGGAGGGGTGTGGGCCTTGATGGGCCAGAGCTGGAGACAGACGAGGGGCCTGAGGGACCAGGAGAAAAGCTGCGGCGGCTGGCAGGGGATGGAGGTGACCCAGCCTTGCCCCGGCCCCGGCTCTAT CCAGCAGCACCCACTATGCCCGGCCCGGACATGGTGTATGGGGCCCTGCCCCCACCAGGCTGTGATCCCACTGGGCTTGGGGAAGCCCTACCTGCCCAGAGCCGCCCGTCTCCCTTCCGACCAGCAGCCCCCAAAGCTGGGCCCCCAG GTCTGGCACACCCTCTCTTCTCACCAAGTCACCTCACTAGCAAGACACCCCCTCCACTGTACCTGGCAGCAGATGGGCGGAGGCCAGACCTGCCTGGTGGCCTGGCTGGGTCCCGAGGGGGTCTTGGCACCTCG AGAAGCCTCTACGGTAGTCTACAGAGCCCCAGCACCACCTCGGCCCCGGGAACCCCTCTGAGCAGCTTCCCTTTTCTCCCTGCAGGCCCCCCAG AATATAGCTTGGGAGACCCCCCGCCGCCCCCTGGCTTGCTGCAGCCCCCCACCCTGACTCCTTGGCAGTCCTCAAGAGGGGATGGGCCCCCAGCCGCCCCCGCCCAGTCCAA CGGGGGCCGCAGCCTGGGCGAGGAGGGTCCTCCCACCCGCGGCGCCTCTCCTCCAGTCCCCGCAGTCAGCATCAAGTCCGAGCGCCTCTCGCCGGCCCCCGGGGGCCCGGGCGACTTTCCCAAGACCTTCCCCTACCCTCTGCTCCTCGCTCGGCCCCTGGCAGAGCCCCTGCGGCCCGGGCCTTCCCTGCGACGGCTGTCTTCCGCGGACAGCTGGCCCCGGTAA